The genome window TGCTGTATTAGTCGTATTATTTAGCTACAGTATGCTATTTACTATAATCACTAATTTTATTGCAGCCCCATTCAATGCTTTATTAAGCGAAAAAGTTGAGCTTTATTTAACGGGTCAAAAAATTAACGATGATGGTTTTTCCGAATTAGTTAAAGATGTACCTAGAATGCTTGCCCGTGAGTGGACGAAGTTGTGCTATTACCTTCCTCGCGCTATTGGTTTTTTCATACTACTTTGGGTTTTACCTGTCATTGGCCAAATACTATGGGTTTTGTTTACCTGTTGGATGTACGCGGTGCAGTATGAAGACTATGCGTTTGATAACCATAAAATTGGCTTTAAGCAGATGAAAGACGATTTAAAATCTAAGCAAGGTTTATCATACGGGTTTGGTTTTGCTGTTATGTTATTAACGGCTATACCCTTTGTAAACTTAATAGTTATGCCTGTAGCTGTATGTGGTGCAACACGTTTGTGGGTCGATAATTATCGACCAAAATACCGTAGTTAATTAAGAGGTTGCTGATTTTTCAATATTCAAAGGTCACGGCACCCGAGATAAAAAAGCACCTAAGGTGCTTTTTTAATCTATTTTTAAAGCAATAAACTCAAGCGATGCACGCCTTGGTAATGCGACACTTTGTTTATCTACTTCTTCAAATTTTTTAATCAAAATACTAAAGCGCTGATTGTTAAAATTAACGGCTGTAACTTCACCAATTTTTATACTGTAGTTTTGCTGCTGATCAAACAGCTTTAGTGTTCGCCCTTTTATACGCTCTACGAATAAGTAAGGTGTTTGGTCTGGCATCTTTAAACGGATAACATTGATTTTACTTAACTCATGTACCGCCACCCAATTTTGACTCTGCATTAACGTATTATAACTACTAATGCCTTCAGGCTGATAAACAACATCTTGGTCTATAACGCATGTCTTACAGCCCTTTACTGATTCAACTCGCCAGTCAATAGCTATATTTTTGTAATATAAATTGTCATTTTTTAGTAACCATTCACGTGCATTGTTAGTATCGCTACACGCTATTAGTAAGCTTAAAAAACTACTACAAACAATAAACTTAATACTTAACCCTAGTTTCATACTATTGCTCTTTAATTGCTTTTAACTCAGCAATAATTGCACTACTTGGCTGCGCTTCTTTTATATAACTGGGCAGCGTTTCAATATTAGTAGGTGAGCTTTGTAAATTATACACCTTACTATTATTAGTATTTGGCACGCCAAATCGATTACCTGCACTTTGCATATAAAACTGCAAATTAAGCATGCTCCACTCATTTACATCACTAAGTATTGATATTGTATTATCTTGGTTAGTATCAAAGCTGGTTAAGCTTTCGGTGTTAATTGCATTACAGTTAAAATCAACAGGTAGTGAGCCATTTCGATTTAGCCCCTGTGCTTCAAGTATTGTGCTCTCATTTAAATCTGCTGAACTACCACTTGAATAATCAATAATAAAATCATCTGTAGAGCCTAAATGACTATTAGTATTTGGTGTAATATCGCAGCTAGCATTGCCGGGATAAAAACGCTCATAATAACGATCGCCTTCGTTATTACCTATTGTTGATAAACCCGCTAATTGATATAAATAATTCATAGAGCTTAAATGATTAGGCTTAAAGTTAACCTCTTCATCGCCACCATGGTATAAGCCTAAGTTATGGCCTAGCTCATGAAAGATAGTTGATGCTTGATAATTATAAGTTACATTGGTTGCTATTTGCGTATCGAGCGTTAAGCCCCAGCCGCCCATAGTTACCATTAAATCATTACCGCTGATCTCAGCAATACCCGACCCACTAATACTGCCATCTTCATTTCCACTACTTGCCATTAATAAGTAATGAAAGATGGGTCTGCGGGTTATATCGGTATATTCCATTTTATAAGCAAACAAATTAGGGCTACTTAAATCGTACTCAAACGGAGTATAACTATTAAAAGGGACAACATTTCCGCCACCTAAATCAAAGTTTTGCGGCGCAATATCGCTATTTTGATCAAATAAGTCACCTACATCAAAATGAACGGTATAGCCTTTACTTGCAAATACACTAACAATTTTTTCAAGTGCAGTTCGATGAGGCGTTATTCCAACATCACTACTATCCATATAATCTATTTCAATAAATATATCTTTTTGTGAAGTACGCGCTCCCCATTCATATAAAGGCAGCCCACCAAATGTTGCCCCCTCTACCTCTGCGCAATCTGGAATACCGTCTTCATCATCATCTATTGAGCAAGTTATATCATTAGGCCCTGCCGGAGTATTGAATACTGAGTAGTTCCAGTCTGTATTTTGGTTAGTATCGGTTGCGCCGAGCGTACGCTTTAAGCTGGCGCCCTGCTCTGGCGGTATTTGTGCAGCATTTTCGCCTTGCCACTGCGAGGCTGTTACAGGCTCTTGGGTTGAATTTCCAAACTTAACAAAGTCGATAGTTTGTGTACCCGCACTATTAAGTAATTCTGCAAAACCATTTATGTACCAATAAGGCCTAATTTGATCATTCGCGCTACCAACAAGCACAAGCTTAGTGTTATTTAATGACGCACTTGCTAAAAAGTCATCGCCAAAGCGGCTTTGTAAAATAATATAGGCGCCATTTAAAAGCTCTTTATTAGGCAGCGTAAATACTTGCTCATCACTCAACGTACTATCAGACATATTAATACTGCGAGCTTTAAGAGAGTAGTCTTGTAAATTTACTGTCGCACCGGTGCCGTTATAAAGTTCAATCCAAGGTAAGTCATTACTAAATTGCACAGATGAAAGCTCTGTTATTTTTATATCTTGGCTAGAAGTTGTAAACGAGGTGGCAGTTTGCGCCAAAATAGTTGTGCTATCAAAATTAGCTAAATCAGCTGTAACACGAACAATATATTGAGTGTCTTCATCAAAGCTTGCGCTTAAATTTACAGTATGAAAATAAGTACTTGTGTCGCTGGTAGTACCCGACAAACTTTCAATAGTTAAGGCCAAGCAAGTAGTAAAATTATCTGCTGACACTTGTACGCTTCCAGTACAAGTACCACTGCTAGAGTTAACGGCTAAAGTACTCACGAGCATAATATCTGAAAATGTAATGCTAACAGGGCTATCTACAAATACTGGTTCATTACTATTTTGGGGCGTTACATTACTAATTGTAGCGGGCGTTGAATCAACAACGGTAACATTCAATACAAATTCAGTTGTGTCTTTTGTATCAGTCGCCTTTAACGTATAGCTTTGTGGAGTGATACTGTTTGCAGGAGGTGTGTAACTAAAACGTAAGGCTTGGTCATCAATAACACTGATTTGCGCTCCATTTAAATCATCACCAAAGTCAATCTGTACGCTATCGTTATCCGCGTCGCTAACCACTAAGCTAAATTCTGTGGCTTGGTTATATTGCACATTTATATTTACATCATCGGCAGTCGGTGGGTTATTTGGGGCTAATATTACAACTATTTTCTGGGCGTTATTTGTAGCGTTATCGTCATCGGTAACAGTTACTACAAACGTTACATTGGTATTTTGCGCAACAGTGGGCGCATTAAAGCTAATACTTGTTTCTGTTTGGGTAAGTTCAACTACAGGGCCACTTGTTTGCTGCCAGGTTATGCTATTAATACTACCATCGCTGTCTTGTGCATCTGCAACTAGGGTTACACTGTCATCTTTTTCAGCTTTTTCTGGGCCTGTAACAATGACTGTTGGCGCGCTATTTACTTGATTAATTAAAACCGTTTTACTCGCTTGAGCGCTTTTACCAGCATTGTCAGTTACGGTTACGCTAAAGCCTAGCGTTGTATTTTCAGATACATTGGGGGCAGTAAAACTAAGTACACCATCTGATTGGCTAAAATCAACATTATCTCCCGCAGACTGAATCCAACTAATAGTGCTTATGGTTCCATCTGTATCTTGAGCGTTAGCAACTAAGCTTACTTGTGTGTTAGCAAGTGCACTACTTGGGCCTGTAATATTAACTGTAGGTGCATTATTTTGAGAAGTGATAGTGCCTGAAAATACTTGTTGTACAGTAGCACCTGAATTATCAGTAACAGTAACTGAAAAACTAAAGGTCGTGTCAGTGGTTACACTCGGTGCAGTAGCTGTAAGCGTATTGCCATTAACAATAAATGTAAATTCAGGACCACTAAGTTGTTGCCATTGATAATTGGCTATTTGCCCGTCACTATCACTTGCAAGCGCAGTAATAGTAAACGATTGGTTAGAGACAATAACGTTACTACTAACAGAGAGCGTAACACTGGGCGCAGCGTTACCAGAGGGCGTAGTTGAATCACTACCTTCTCCGCCGCCGCCACAACCTGTGATTAAAAGTGATAAAAAAAGTAAACTTAGCCATTTATTAATATTGTTTTTTACCACTTTTAGCCTCTACATATTAACTATACAAATTTTGTGGCACCTTAGTAACGTTTAAATGAACGGTTATTTCCTCACGATCATGATAGAGATGTTTAGCTTGTAACTCGTAATTAATGCTATGTTTCTCAAGCTCTTTTCTTATCATCGAAAGACATTCATAAACACTATCAAAGCGTTTTTTCATAGGTAGTTTTAAGTTAAATATAAACTCTTTTGCGTATGCATTTACTGCCCAGTCAATCATTAGCGTAGTCACTTTGGTTGGTTTTTCCACCATATCGCACACTAACCAAGTAATATTTCTTTTTTCTGGGCGATATTTAAAACCATCGGCTCTAAAATGTTTAACTTGACCCGTTTGCATTAAATCGTCATTCATTGGGCCGTTATCAATCGCACTTACAAACATACCTCGGCGTACAAGCTGATAAGTCCAACCACCCGGGCATGCACCTAAATCAACACTGCGCATACCTGCTGCCACGCGTGATTCACGTTGTTGCTCAGGAATAAATACATTAAACGCTTCGTCGAGTTTTAACGTTGAACGACTCGGTGCATCGCTTGGCATACGAAGGCGTAAAATACCCATGAAAAATGGAGAATTATTAAAGCTATACGAGTAACCAACATAAGCCGTATTGTTTGTTAAAAACATGACATGCATTACTGGGCGGTTTGCTTTTGGCTCACGCAGTACTGTATTTTGTTTTTCGAGGGCTTTTTTAAGCGGCGTTGATATTTTTTTACAGAACGTTAAAAGCTCTTTGCCTTCATTTGTATCTGGCGTTTCTACGCGCAGCTCTGAGCACAATGTAAAATCTTTAGCAGCTTCAACTACTGCACTTACACGGTCCTCTACTGGCATGTTTTCAAGTAATGTACCGGCAAACCATTGGCGTGCAAACACCATATTTTTAAAATCGACTTTTTTGATTATTTCGTCGCTGTGATGCGCTTCAAAACATTCGTAAACAACATAACCTGTATTTGGCTTTGCTTTTACATACCCTGCAAAACCCTGCTCTGCAGCATGAAACGTTATTTCAGCAGCGGCATCGCTTTCAAAACCACTACGACAATAAATCACAACACTAGACATATTAACCCTTAAACTCTTTAAAACTTAAATCGTGCGACTTGCACTAAAATAACAATCCAACCAATAATAAAGCACAATCCACCAAGCGGTGTTATCGGCCCTAGCCACTTCATATCTGTTAGAGCGAGTAAATATAAACTGCCACTAAAAAGTAGTGTGCCCGTTATAAAAAAGCCACCAGCCCAACTCAGGTTTATGCCCCATTTAATTAAAATAGCGACCGCAATAAGTGCAAGGCCATGCACCATTTGATACTCAGCAGCAGTTTTAAAAACCCCTAATGAATACTCCGATAAACGGCTTTTTAAACCATGGGCAGCAAATGCACCTAACATAACCGAGAGCATACAAAAAATACTGCCGGCCATTAAAAATAATTTAATCATCTAATCCCCTAATCGAGTCTTAACACATCTCTACTTGTTGCTTAATAAATTCAACGGCACTTAACGCTGCTGTTTCTCTATTTTGCAGTTCAGTTACGCCACTTTTTTTACGTGGTTTTAATGAATGATCGCCATCAGTCAGCCATGTGAGTAAAGGCTGTTTTGGCATTTCCATAGTAAGCAGTTCTTCACGTGTACCAAATGTATCTCGCTCGCCCTGTAATACTAAAAAAGGGCAAACAATATCAGCAAAATGATCGGTGCGTAACTTTTCTGGCTTACCCGGCGGATGAAATGGATAACCAAATGCAATAACACCCGAAAGTCTTTGCTCTGTGCTGCACGCAAGCATTGATGCCATGCGTCCGCCCATCGATTTACCGCCTATAAATAACGGTAAATCTGGCTGCGCCTGACCAAGCACTTGCTCATAATAAATAAGTAGCTTTGGCGCTCGCTCAGGAGGCCTACGTTTATTAGTTTGTTTAGCAATTTGCATATATTCAAAATC of Pseudoalteromonas arctica A 37-1-2 contains these proteins:
- the cysZ gene encoding sulfate transporter CysZ produces the protein MEYFFSGFKLISQKGLKRFVLIPLLINVLLFGSSLFFLFGWLSDSFSYISNMLPEWLSWLEWLMWPIAVLVVLFSYSMLFTIITNFIAAPFNALLSEKVELYLTGQKINDDGFSELVKDVPRMLAREWTKLCYYLPRAIGFFILLWVLPVIGQILWVLFTCWMYAVQYEDYAFDNHKIGFKQMKDDLKSKQGLSYGFGFAVMLLTAIPFVNLIVMPVAVCGATRLWVDNYRPKYRS
- a CDS encoding PKD domain-containing protein codes for the protein MVKNNINKWLSLLFLSLLITGCGGGGEGSDSTTPSGNAAPSVTLSVSSNVIVSNQSFTITALASDSDGQIANYQWQQLSGPEFTFIVNGNTLTATAPSVTTDTTFSFSVTVTDNSGATVQQVFSGTITSQNNAPTVNITGPSSALANTQVSLVANAQDTDGTISTISWIQSAGDNVDFSQSDGVLSFTAPNVSENTTLGFSVTVTDNAGKSAQASKTVLINQVNSAPTVIVTGPEKAEKDDSVTLVADAQDSDGSINSITWQQTSGPVVELTQTETSISFNAPTVAQNTNVTFVVTVTDDDNATNNAQKIVVILAPNNPPTADDVNINVQYNQATEFSLVVSDADNDSVQIDFGDDLNGAQISVIDDQALRFSYTPPANSITPQSYTLKATDTKDTTEFVLNVTVVDSTPATISNVTPQNSNEPVFVDSPVSITFSDIMLVSTLAVNSSSGTCTGSVQVSADNFTTCLALTIESLSGTTSDTSTYFHTVNLSASFDEDTQYIVRVTADLANFDSTTILAQTATSFTTSSQDIKITELSSVQFSNDLPWIELYNGTGATVNLQDYSLKARSINMSDSTLSDEQVFTLPNKELLNGAYIILQSRFGDDFLASASLNNTKLVLVGSANDQIRPYWYINGFAELLNSAGTQTIDFVKFGNSTQEPVTASQWQGENAAQIPPEQGASLKRTLGATDTNQNTDWNYSVFNTPAGPNDITCSIDDDEDGIPDCAEVEGATFGGLPLYEWGARTSQKDIFIEIDYMDSSDVGITPHRTALEKIVSVFASKGYTVHFDVGDLFDQNSDIAPQNFDLGGGNVVPFNSYTPFEYDLSSPNLFAYKMEYTDITRRPIFHYLLMASSGNEDGSISGSGIAEISGNDLMVTMGGWGLTLDTQIATNVTYNYQASTIFHELGHNLGLYHGGDEEVNFKPNHLSSMNYLYQLAGLSTIGNNEGDRYYERFYPGNASCDITPNTNSHLGSTDDFIIDYSSGSSADLNESTILEAQGLNRNGSLPVDFNCNAINTESLTSFDTNQDNTISILSDVNEWSMLNLQFYMQSAGNRFGVPNTNNSKVYNLQSSPTNIETLPSYIKEAQPSSAIIAELKAIKEQ
- the rlmM gene encoding 23S rRNA (cytidine(2498)-2'-O)-methyltransferase RlmM translates to MSSVVIYCRSGFESDAAAEITFHAAEQGFAGYVKAKPNTGYVVYECFEAHHSDEIIKKVDFKNMVFARQWFAGTLLENMPVEDRVSAVVEAAKDFTLCSELRVETPDTNEGKELLTFCKKISTPLKKALEKQNTVLREPKANRPVMHVMFLTNNTAYVGYSYSFNNSPFFMGILRLRMPSDAPSRSTLKLDEAFNVFIPEQQRESRVAAGMRSVDLGACPGGWTYQLVRRGMFVSAIDNGPMNDDLMQTGQVKHFRADGFKYRPEKRNITWLVCDMVEKPTKVTTLMIDWAVNAYAKEFIFNLKLPMKKRFDSVYECLSMIRKELEKHSINYELQAKHLYHDREEITVHLNVTKVPQNLYS
- a CDS encoding DUF423 domain-containing protein, which codes for MIKLFLMAGSIFCMLSVMLGAFAAHGLKSRLSEYSLGVFKTAAEYQMVHGLALIAVAILIKWGINLSWAGGFFITGTLLFSGSLYLLALTDMKWLGPITPLGGLCFIIGWIVILVQVARFKF
- a CDS encoding alpha/beta family hydrolase gives rise to the protein MIEWFKSTAQPAIAQFIFAHGAGAGSDSDFMQHMAKLISEQGVDVGLFDFEYMQIAKQTNKRRPPERAPKLLIYYEQVLGQAQPDLPLFIGGKSMGGRMASMLACSTEQRLSGVIAFGYPFHPPGKPEKLRTDHFADIVCPFLVLQGERDTFGTREELLTMEMPKQPLLTWLTDGDHSLKPRKKSGVTELQNRETAALSAVEFIKQQVEMC